The following DNA comes from Ptychodera flava strain L36383 chromosome 23 unlocalized genomic scaffold, AS_Pfla_20210202 Scaffold_24__1_contigs__length_23054250_pilon, whole genome shotgun sequence.
ACAAACAACCGTCACTATGTACATAAAGTGCTGagtcaattatttaaaaaaggTACCACACTAAAGGTTCACTGTGTACCCTCGGCGCTGTAATTCTGCTCTATATTCACAGCCGCTGCGTTTGAAAAACGAGCGGATACTTGTGTGAAAGTTTAGTAAAAAAGAGAGATAAAATGTAATAAGGAAATTACAGTATTGAATACCTGAACAAGTAATAAAATATAAAGCTATCAAAGAAAGGTTCGCTACTGTAAAAGAAAACACAACTGTAAACTGTATATTTCATTCAAGCAATGTGTTCAAGGATGTCTCATTGAAATGGTAATGTCAAAAAAGGAAGAATTTTTATGTCATACTTTTAGTTTGCTAAATCACAGTATTTAATGTGATATACAACAATCATTTAATCATAGAATGTAGCTCTAACAGCAAAATAATGTGAGCCAGTTGTGTTTTGATGCCAAGGAATGCACATACAATTGGCATACTgtgttggttttgttggtgttgtTGATACGAGTCGTAGTACCCGTAGTTATACCGATTTTGTTGATTGGCATGAACAGTAAACATTTCTATTATATTATTACGGTATGACTGATCCTCCACGTCAACATAAGCAATATGTGGAGTTTTCTCCCCAACTTTTCCATTTCCTCTGATAACACTAAGCGTCTTTCTTGACTGCCCATCAATAAGTCTTATACGTACTGAGTAAGTACTTTGCCCCTCTGGCAGTAACCTCAAATATAGCCCGTATAAATTACCAGACTGATTGGGTTTTCTGCAAATATCTAAATTAGGCCTCGTTTGTCGAGATTGTGAATAAGATACTCCTCCCGCAATTGATTTATGATGCATAGCTACTGTGTGCTGATAACCCGGAAACGACTGTTGCAGGTGTGTGAAGTAAACAGATATCTCTGTCTCTTGCAATGGCGACTGCCCATATTCACGAGGTTGATAGCCTGTGTTAGGATTATCAGGAGCCTTATTCCTTCCCATTGCAAAGAATTTGTATGCTTGTAGaacatatgaagtgaatttgttagAATATTGTTTACTCAGTAAAGATTTTTCAATGACATCAATTTGCTGTGGTGTCATTTGAGTAAAGCGAAGCAGTGGCAGGACACGGTCCAAGTACTCAGAAATATTGGCCTTGTGATTTGCACTCTGCAACCAAGATTCTACTCCTTGGTACAATGTGTACTCGTCCTGGACAACCACGTCTGAGGATTCAAGGATGGTACACAGTTGATCAATGCTCAAATTCAGCCATTCAGGAGTTTTAATTGCGGCATTTAAACTTTCTTGTATCAATTCAAGACATTCGAGCTCAAGATGTTTCAGGTTGTACGTTTTGGCGTGTTCCCACCACTGCAATGCTCCCTGTACATTCCTAGACTGTATCACCTGTCTGGCCATATAATCTTCACATACTGATTTAAGCAGagtaacattgtatttgtctgctAAAACAAGCACTGGCAGGGCTCTAGAAATTTTGAGTTCAATTTGTCCATTGTACATAAACTTAAGAAAGTCTCCAAAGACTGTAGCGCACTCCGGCGTTTCTTGCAACTTCACTTTAGCCTGCTGAGAGTCTCGCCAACGAGATTCTGTAAGCATGGTCCGCATGACGTCACTGAAATGGGCCAATAGAAACCTGTGTGTATGGTATGACACCTTGCCAACTTTAAGGACCACGTCACTGAGGTCAGGTTTGTTGAACTGACTGGATAAGCTGCTCACATAGGTTTCACATGAGCCGGCGATTTCTGAATGATCACTGGTTTGCGTTTCCACCTTTGAGTAGTGTTCGCCTTCGTCTTGTTTTTCCCCCACATACCCATAGACCCCTTGACCTTCCATGATCTACAACACagataaaaagaaaatgtattggATGTCAGAATATAACGTCAATGAGATCGTGCTCCAAACAGATGAGAACATAATGAATAAGGTCCGCATGTCTTTCAGGCAAGAACTTTCAATGCAGGCGTTATGTCTTACAGTGAGAAATATTCCCCTTAAATGCATATATGGAAATTTCATAACTTGACTCAAGCCTGAAAATCATCACATTGAGCCGGGATATTAAAGTTTACCACTATCTTAGAGTAAGAGCAAGTCCCTTTGTCTgcggttttaaactttatttaccaACGCTTCGACCACACGCAGGAGGTCTTCTTCAgggtcaaaaatatgaaaacgatatgataaaaacacattGTAAATTGATGTAAAATTTGGATACAATGTGTGAAAACGAAGAGGACTGTAAATCTAAGTGAGACGAATGCTCTGTTAAACTGAAAAAACCAAAAGAAACAATGCTTGTGACATCCATTTTAACAACCGTATCTCGAGACATGTTAAGTTTGCCGCCGCCATGTAAACAAGTGGAAATTCGACCGTGCAAGAGTAACGGGTGCACGCTGATCGCCGAGAAATAACTGTGGCACATAAATTACAGCCTAGACCCTATTCGTCGCTTTCGGCCTTCGTCGGGAGACCGAAAGCGACGAATAGGGTCAAAGCTACATAAATTGAGTCAACAGAGAACAACATTCTACTAGTACTCAACATACCGAGAACGAAATAGGGATAACAGAACCTATAacgaaaatagaaaaacaatacGATGGAAATACGTAGAAATCTATGTCATTGATATGCCAACTGCGCCAATAAATTGGCTGATTCTATGTGCTTGTTACTTATCTATCCCAATCAAGAAAGCCAATCTcgaaaacatttcattaaaattatcGCAAACCACTGCAGCGACAGTTGGGAGCGCCACAAATTGAACGTAAATAAAATTTCTCGCGCGAATGCTCTTGACGACAATTCACAACACGATCTGGACTATACTAAGAATGTTTGATTGTGACAAaagattaacatctgtacatGTTGCATTTCATATTTATGTGATTTTCACTACGTGGCAAAAATGTCATTGATAACGTTTCTGTTTCACAAGTAGTTAGAGCAAGTATAGGACGTTTCATCACACACAACTATGCTATACAGTACCCTTTTTCAGTAGGACTGTATTAAATTTGTTACaatatgtaagtatgtatatgTGAAGCGGTCCGAGTATGTCATGTAAATGACAGGGCTTGCCCATGACGTACGGGTAATTGTCTCCTCAACTATACGTATTCAAACggtttacattatttttatctaACGTTCCTACAAATTTCCAATCTACTTAACCAATTATTGGGCGTTAACAAAATGGCTGGTGTGGTCAAAACCGAAAGCTGATTACATTAGTGCTTAACTGCTTCATTATTACCAAACCAAACACTCAAAAGTACGCATAATGTTACAAAGGTTGCAGACACATGTCCTTCAATGTTACTAACCTTTTTTGTACtggacaatttttctgtaatttgaaggCAGTCTCCTGTAAGTAATGGCGTATATTCTGTTCGTTCAGACGGCTGTACTTTGCCCTGAATGTTCAATATTGACATACGTTTATTGGATTATATTCGTCACAATAACCGATTTTTTCTAACTCTAGAGGGCGGTAGAGGTCTCAAAATTCTGACCGATAAATCTAAAGCAGCCACCGCCGCCAGCAATGCTCTTAAGTTTACAAATTTCTCCCAAAGGTAATCACATCTACTCTCTCCCTGTCACAAAAGGCGCTAATTTTCTCTCTTCTCTTGCAGAATTGTATTTTACGTTCTTTCCACACTTAAACATTGTTAAGTATAGAGTATGCTGACAACCACGCATGGACACGCCAAAGCATGAAAACGATCAGAGTCCATGTTTCACTTGACGCGCTTCAGTATTTAACATATTGGATATTACGTTTACAGTGTcaatcaaatgtctataaataaatgtattgttatgatttttccTTAAATTTTATCTAACTGCTAGAAGAAATATCGAAATTTTGATGTGATTGTGTTTGCTAGTAACTGCGAGGTATATTCCGTGCCCCGTCAATAGGTTatgacaggtgcagccaacaaacaatgcacttttaaaggggtccttactatgataagatatattgtacatgacaagtaatgtgaactgactaatttaaagtcaagagggtaattaattagctgttcataatttcccctccaactgaaaatttttcgactttaCCTTGACGCACTCAAAGTTCATTTTTACCCGctccccacatatttttgcctgtttcccctccccactgtgaaggTTTGAATCTCCCCTGACCTGCAGCGATAAagcttgccgatttcccctgccgtgGAAAAAATTctcctcaaaattttgtcattccatttcccctgcagacatgaagctacccaaACCCTGAGATGAAAAAACCggtcgattttcccctgccctgagaaaaagtttcccctgaaaattaacattctcaTGCAGAtacatactgcagtggccttttatttggtttccatgtcgcagtacatagagtgagatgttgggtcaatcgataggctaagtagtctgggtaacctttaaaaggtataagtacttgcactgtgtcccaatccccggaaacaccatggctcaacttcccctgtcctCGTTTTGAAAGcagcttcccctctcctcgtttttcgccaagccctgtccccatgACAATaaaccaatatctgccctgcccgacaaaaaaaacttaaatttgctcccctgccacctaaaattatgtcccctgccctagcaaaattaaaatttcccctgccatCAAAAATTgcttccggaatagctttttcgatgaatagctccgttggttGCACCTGTTATGATAGGCGCCGTCAGTGGCAAATAGTATTTCCATGCTAACCCTAGATGGCAGAAAACCGACTTCAAATCTGTGTGGAAACTAGTACAAGGGACCGTTCGATTTATATTTATTGGTATTATCGGTCACAGCTAAGCTTCGTAATGGGATCAATGTTAAGCCAGCTAAAGACAAACATTGTAAATATGGTGAAATATAGATTATTACTTAAGGATACGATCCCAGAACCAAGCAATTTTAATTCATCGAATCAAGGTGGCTTTCTCGATTAATGGTTTGGAAGAGAAGAAGAAAGAGCATAATGAAAGTAAGGGCAAACATTCAATCCGTCTTTCTGTCAATTTTCaactcatttcttaattgtacGTCCATTCCCTGTCCCGCTTCTTATGTCAAACATTCTCGTGCAAAATCTAAAGTGCCATTTAACGAATACATTGATATTATATATTGATATTATAATTACAGATACCTAGTTTAGTCTCAGTTGTTCCGGTCTTTCACAAATTTCCCGTCCATCCAACTTTGTGTACATATGGATATCCACGTTATTAACTATAACAACAACACTTTATTTACTTGATCGTCGACGTCGGCGTTTCTATCGTCAAAGAGAATTAAAATTAGTCTTCTCTCTTCTCGGTCACGATGTCATAGCTGTGATTTAAGTCGATATACATATTTACTTTAAAATGTATGTTGCCCGATGAACAGCTGCCAATAAACATGCAGTACGGTGTCACACACTAAAGCACAACATGTGTAAACAAATGTAGACATTTCACGGAACGAAAGGCCGCAATCAGTTTTGAGATCTGATTATAGGTGTGgaatacttacatgtacatgcaaatcaatgcGTTTGACCAGGTAAATGGATGggatttgtcaatttgtttgaaGAAGCGATCCAGTATGGCTTCCTTTACATGTCTGAAGCCAGTAATAAGATGTGTGTGAACTGTGTTCCTTTATATAGGGTTGCGGTCACCAAAAATTATACCATAACTTAATAGCCATGTTTTCCAACTTAACCCCAGTAGGTTTCATCATTTTCATGCCAAAGTTGCTGCCTAGAACAGcaagtcaaaatttacgaatGAACTCGTATCTTAGGCATTttaattgggaattttacaagGTCTAAGAATAATGCTATCGGTTTGCTATCTGGTTTTCAGTAGCTCATGCCCATAGTGTTAGGATAATGGAACATGTCCATTATAATTGacatgtttcatattttcaaaattgtaatgaCAGCCATCACATTTATGAGTGACCGATCTTCTGGTATCCCTGGAACAATTTCTCTTCTGACACAAAATTGGATGATGTATGTAGACTCTTAATTGGCACTGTGTGATCAAAAAGTACTGTTTAGATTTGTAATAGACAAGATGAAGTATTTACAAGTTCCGCTGCCATGCCCCTCCCATGATATCGATAACATGGAATATTCCTTTCATTTTGTGTGGTAGTTTTCTAGTTGACTGAACTGTGAATTTTGTCAGATGTAGTGCTTTTTGCTAAGATGACATATGGTACAATccttttgcagcaaatttgcgatAAAAAACTTCGTAAAAATTTTCATTGTGATTGTTGTATCTTTTCTCTGTTTGAACTCAGATGTATAAGATAGCAGGTGCTCAGATAACTCCAGTGTATCATCATTTATGGGTTCCATGCATGTCACTTCTTTCTGTGTTTGAATGTGTCTTAAGGTAATACTGAAAGCTTAAAATTAGGCTCAATATTTTCTCAGGGAAGCAATCAAGGCTGATTCTTTCTagtgaaatataaaaatcaggatttaaaatgcaaatgctGATACTGGGGAAACTTAGGGGAAATGGTGTCATGTTGAATGCCATGTTGGCTATACAATATTGCTACATTTTGGTCCAGTGtttctttaatatttcaaacctaaacttttttccaatatttgaaattcaaaatgttactTATTTCCCCATCGACACTATGGGTGTTAACTGAAGCTTTGATTGTCTGAACATGTAATCAAACCATTATAACTTCGTAGGCTTTAAAGCAAGTCAGACTACAagaaagcattgtaaaaatatgtccccgaggcgcaatcTACTTTAACAACTTTCATCTTCTGTCCTGTGTATGAAGATGTGCTGACAGACACGTAATGTCATGAGATTTCTGATTTCCCatttatttttcatctttttcggcctttcatacaatgaaaaaatgtctaGCTTTGACAACTTCAATCTCTTCACAtggaagaaacaaacaaatttgaCACTTTGCTTGCACAAGCTTAGATATAAAGACAGAAATAAAAGTGAAGTGCATATTAgaacatttattttgtattttggaaaTGCATTGGTTGTTGATGTATCAATTTTATCATTCTAAAAAATCCCATTGCTCTACTCAGCTATATACAGTAGAATGCTTTGGTTCCATGGAGCAGTCTAACAGACTGAGTATGGATTATGCTAAGTTTTGTGAAATAATTTATCATTTGAAGGAATATTGGCATTGCATACCTGGCAAAGTGTTAGTTTTACAGCTCCACATATATTTTACATGACttctatttattcatttgtcttAATTGACAAAGTACACGGTATTTACCAGGACTTTTGTACTTAATAGAATAACTTACAATATGACTTGGATTTGACGTTGCTTTCCATTACATAAATAAACTGTTTTTACagatgacacacaatgacacTTTACATTTTTTTGTGCTGGCCGTTGGTAATTCCCCCTAAGTGAAGCCGAGTCAACTTGTTCTGACATTTTGACCATTTacgcaatatttttatttgctgAGACTCCTAAAATAGAGTGAAATTTAGAGAATTTACTATAATTGATTTTATTATAAAAAGGTCAAGGGTCTGCTTGTTTTTCTGGAGTTAGGTAACAAAAACAcacataatttatttatttgacgtCAACATCATTTACCAACATGCACAAAGTGACACTGATACATCTGAGATACATCAGGCAAAACACACTCGCCATAATAATACATACAGCATACAGACATGAAAAACACATGTAAAATAGGCTACTAGGGAACATCAAATGAAGTGATCAGGTCCCTCGTTTACAAAATCCATCGCCTGACTTTGTTGCATACACATAGTTTTCAAATCGATGGGTGGGCCCATGTGTTGGTAGTTGTGCAAAGTCTCAGACAGTGAGCATTGACTAATTCTCTGTACCATAAAGGGGCGCTGCACCAAACACAACGTATCTTGCTCtgaaataatttatgcaaatattcattcaatttcaatGAGTTTATAATTGGGTTCACCTTTTGGCTTGTCAAGAAGTGGTAAGGTTGTGAAAAAGTAATGTTAATTTGTGCAAAAGTTTGCAAATAACCCAATTTCCTAGCTTCTTTtgctcccaatttcaaaattgaaaagtaaACTTTCtgcccacaatgcattgcaatatcatgtagtttgccCGTGAGCACGTGACAAAACCTAGTTAACATTGGTGAACAAGAAAGGTTAAAACAGACAAATATACCATTAAAACTGATCAATGTTATTTAGGAGTACCTTTATTGATACTGATATAATTTTCATGACCATTTAGATTAGAATACAGCAAATATCAAACTGTATTCtctatttcagaaaatattatgGCTGTATATCTTGAGTAATTCAAAACAAGCCTAAAAGGCAaagtatttgaaataatttgtgaATGAATAATCCTCTAAAAGCTATCCAAAATAGTGGACAAACGTGGAAACTAGTACTTTAATTCTGCAGATGTAATCACTAAGTAAATTAAAAGTGCCAgaaagtttgaataatccgaatgaaaatattgttcaCATTATTGACACattaaaaattaacagtttttTATCTCCGTTAAAATGCGCTACATATATAACACCGTATTCTACTTTGTGAAGATTGAATGTAACGACCTTGTCAAAGATATAACCTCTTTTTAAATTGTAGGAGTCTCTGCTTGCTACTCAAACAGGGTACACAATACGTTGATGGATACACCAGTCGATACAAATGTATGGGTGAAAATATCTCCTTTACAATTGAAATGTACTTGTATATCTACTGTGTAAATGAAGTATTGTGTCACACGTCACATATATTAATATACCAGTCTAAGACTAAATTTGTACCCTCTACATCCCTATTTTGCTCCCTTTTGTAagcttttaaaataaaatgtacagGCGCTTTGCGAAAATTCGTAGTAAAATGAGAAATAAAATGAacgaaaatgtaaaactttggGAAAGAGACAGAAGATTTGATCATCTCGACTTTTGCACTTTTGCTCGTGCTGTGGGTTTTAAAACGTGAAAAGAGAAAGTAAATTAGTAAAAGTAAGACTCCCGCTGAGATGCTAAGGTGACATGTGGTGCAGTGCTATCTAGTGGAAACAAATTATAGTAGAGTTTAAGCCTTTAGTGAGTGGTTGTATAAATTTGTCAGTACGACCTTGTTAGTGTGCATCGAACAGTTTTATTTCTTGTGCTTGTAAAATAGACTTCTTGTTCTGGTTCCAAATCATGTCAAATGTATTGTGTTCAGCCTGTTAACACAGCCCTTACTGCGTCTACTCTCTTACTGTTCACTTTTATTACTAGTATTAATATTAGCAATTGAATTTAAATcaggattagaattcatttgctAACAATAGCATTGTTACATTGTAGCATTGTACGCAATTCAATATGTTAACCAGGCTAGAACATCCATTGATATACTTAAGAGCGATATACTTAAGAGCGAACAAAAACATTGAGTTGTTTTAAAGCacagaaataagcaaaaagtACAATATTGTACATCCACTGTTCTTTTAAACCGATACAGAAATGAATTTGATTTGCCGTTTTATATTCAACTTTGCTTTGGGTGTTAAAAATGCACTTTATTCTTCTAGGCGCTATGTAGACCAGTTATGCAATGGAAGCAAATAGAATCTACACACTTGTCATTTGCAAAAAATCTTAATCTGCAAATGATCATCGTCACGATGTGCAGCTAAAACACATTACAATACAAACTTAATAAATTATAGCAAAGTTATTCCAGATTCACCTATTTCTCTAAAAAATTCCGCCATTGATATTTTTCACTGGACCCACTACCTTTGAACACTTAACTGTAAATCCGAAATCGATGAAAGGTCTTCGAccttgcatatttcatttgaaaatcgAATCTATTGCATGGCCGTTAGATGGGGCATCTGCGCTACACtgaattttaaatgtgtacAATTCTCCGTTTTGTCTCCATGTCAAACAAAAACGTTGTCTTACAGTTAGAATGggtgttttgttgaaaatagcAATGTAGAATAATAAAGAGCTTTATGTGATACGTATACCACATTCGTTTACTCATAGAATGTAACTCTAATTGCAAAATTAATGTGAGCAGGTTGATTTTTGATTCCGAGGAACGCACATAGAATGGGCATAGTATGTTGGTATTCTCGATAATTGTAACCATGCCGATATTGTTGTCTGGCAGGAGCAGTAAACATTTCTGTTATGTTCTTATGATACGAATGattctctatgtcaacataagCAACATGTGGAGTTTTCTCCCCAACTTTTCCATTCCCTCTGATAACACTAAGCGTCTTTCTTGACTGCCCATCAATAAGTCTTATGCGTATTGAATATATGTTATGCCCCTCTGGCAGAAACCTCAAATATAACCCGTATGATGCACCAGACTTATTAGGTTTCCCGCATATATCTAAATTAGGCCCCCTTTGTCGAGACTTTGAAACAGGTACTCCTCCCACAATTGATTTATGATGCATGGCTACTGTGTGCTGATAGCCTGGAAATGACTCTTGCAGGTTTGTGTTGTAAACAGATATCTCTGTCTCTTGCAATGGCGACTGCCCATATTCACGTAGTTGATAACCTGCGTTAGAATTATCAGGAGCCATATTTCTTCCCATTGCAAAGAATTTGTATGCTTGTAGAACATATGAATTGAATTTGTTAGAAAATTTCTTACACATTTGAGATTTTTCAATGGCGTCAATTTGCTGTGGTGTCATTTGAGTGAAGCGAAGCAGTGGCAGGACACGATCCAAATACTTAGAAATTTTGGCCTTGTGATTTGCACTCTGCAACCAAGATTCTACGCCTTTGTACAGTGTGTACTCATCCTGGACAACCACGTCCGAGGATTCAAGAATGGTACACAGTTGATCAATGCTCAAATTAAGCCATTCAGGAGTTTTAATTGCGGCATTTAAACTTTCTTGTATCAATTCAAGACATTCGAGCTCAAGATGTTTCAGGTTGTACGTTTTGGCGTGTTCCCACCACTGCAATGCTCCCTGTACATTCCTAGACTGTGTCACCTGTCTTGCCATATAATCTTCACATACTGGTTTAAGCAGagtaacattgtatttgtctgct
Coding sequences within:
- the LOC139124565 gene encoding BTB/POZ domain-containing protein 17-like, coding for MEGQGVYGYVGEKQDEGEHYSKVETQTSDHSEIAGSCETYVSSLSSQFNKPDLSDVVLKVGKVSYHTHRFLLAHFSDVMRTMLTESRWRDSQQAKVKLQETPECATVFGDFLKFMYNGQIELKISRALPVLVLADKYNVTLLKSVCEDYMARQVIQSRNVQGALQWWEHAKTYNLKHLELECLELIQESLNAAIKTPEWLNLSIDQLCTILESSDVVVQDEYTLYQGVESWLQSANHKANISEYLDRVLPLLRFTQMTPQQIDVIEKSLLSKQYSNKFTSYVLQAYKFFAMGRNKAPDNPNTGYQPREYGQSPLQETEISVYFTHLQQSFPGYQHTVAMHHKSIAGGVSYSQSRQTRPNLDICRKPNQSGNLYGLYLRLLPEGQSTYSVRIRLIDGQSRKTLSVIRGNGKVGEKTPHIAYVDVEDQSYRNNIIEMFTVHANQQNRYNYGYYDSYQQHQQNQHSMPIVCAFLGIKTQLAHIILLLELHSMIK
- the LOC139124564 gene encoding galectin-3-binding protein-like, with protein sequence MNVCQYSTFRAKYSRLDEQNIRHYLRKTAFKLQKNCPVQQRSSNRSRCILPTMAYSVKLQVPKHCNEDYPNVEMRTSDHSEIAGSCESYVSSLSSLFNQPDLSDVILKVGDMSYYAHRFLLAHFSEVMRTMLTESRWRDSQQAKVKLQETPECATVFEDFLKFMYSGRIELKISRALPVLVLADKYNVTLLKPVCEDYMARQVTQSRNVQGALQWWEHAKTYNLKHLELECLELIQESLNAAIKTPEWLNLSIDQLCTILESSDVVVQDEYTLYKGVESWLQSANHKAKISKYLDRVLPLLRFTQMTPQQIDAIEKSQMCKKFSNKFNSYVLQAYKFFAMGRNMAPDNSNAGYQLREYGQSPLQETEISVYNTNLQESFPGYQHTVAMHHKSIVGGVPVSKSRQRGPNLDICGKPNKSGASYGLYLRFLPEGHNIYSIRIRLIDGQSRKTLSVIRGNGKVGEKTPHVAYVDIENHSYHKNITEMFTAPARQQYRHGYNYREYQHTMPILCAFLGIKNQPAHINFAIRVTFYE